A region from the Trueperaceae bacterium genome encodes:
- a CDS encoding transcriptional regulator, with the protein MENAQNYRIPNVSLQAIEVFCEVAKFRSFSKGADRLSISQSAASQQVAHLEEVLGVKLFDRSYRPLKITDEGDLYHKECLQILNLHERTLDQIRSNRNLVGGQVGVVSIYSVGLHTINDLVRKYMQERSGSTVRLEYYHPLKVYEAVLNDEAEVGVISYPKGDRHIEVIPWIDEEMVLACSSNHPLSTEVEIGIDSLAGINFVAFDQDLTIRKEIDRYFRESRIEVNIMSQFDNIETIKQALDISSAVSILPRPSILREIERGLITEIRLTNFNLMRPVGLICRRKRNLSATAREFLDFLINAPNAQTTLKNP; encoded by the coding sequence ATGGAAAACGCGCAAAATTACCGGATACCTAACGTGAGCTTGCAAGCTATCGAGGTTTTTTGTGAGGTTGCAAAGTTCAGAAGTTTTTCTAAAGGCGCTGACAGGCTTTCTATCTCACAATCTGCTGCTAGCCAACAAGTTGCCCACTTAGAAGAAGTCTTAGGAGTGAAGCTATTTGATCGGAGTTATCGACCCCTAAAAATTACTGACGAGGGTGACCTCTATCATAAGGAATGCCTGCAAATTCTTAACTTACACGAGAGGACTCTTGATCAGATTCGAAGTAACCGCAATTTAGTCGGAGGCCAGGTGGGAGTCGTGTCCATATATTCGGTTGGTTTACACACTATTAACGACCTGGTTAGGAAATACATGCAGGAGCGCAGTGGATCGACTGTCCGGTTAGAATATTACCACCCATTGAAAGTCTATGAAGCCGTACTGAACGATGAGGCAGAAGTAGGCGTAATCTCGTACCCGAAGGGAGATAGGCACATTGAGGTAATCCCTTGGATCGACGAAGAGATGGTGCTAGCCTGCTCATCCAATCACCCGTTAAGCACCGAAGTTGAAATTGGGATCGATAGCCTTGCTGGCATTAATTTTGTTGCATTTGATCAAGATCTGACCATCAGGAAAGAGATCGACCGGTATTTCAGGGAAAGTCGAATAGAAGTGAATATTATGAGTCAGTTTGACAACATCGAGACCATCAAGCAAGCTTTGGATATTTCTTCGGCTGTCAGTATTTTGCCACGACCAAGCATACTCCGAGAGATTGAACGTGGCCTTATTACCGAGATACGGCTAACTAATTTCAATCTGATGCGCCCCGTAGGCTTAATATGTCGTAGAAAAAGGAATCTCAGTGCCACAGCAAGGGAATTTTTGGATTTCCTTATCAACGCACCAAATGCTCAAACTACCCTCAAAAATCCGTAG
- the gltD gene encoding glutamate synthase (glutamate synthase is composed of subunits alpha and beta; beta subunit is a flavin adenine dinucleotide-NADPH dependent oxidoreductase; provides electrons to the alpha subunit, which binds L-glutamine and 2-oxoglutarate and forms L-glutamate): protein MGKVTGFKEFARQPVPYTDPMERLKNYDEFLANVPESHLKTQGARCMDCGVPFCQSDTGCPVDNLIPEWNHLVYQGRWREALERLHKTNNFPEFTGRVCPAPCEGSCVLGITDPPVTIKNIENAIVDRGFAEGWITAEPPAERSGKKVAVIGSGPAGLACAAQLNKAGHIVTVYERANRIGGLLMYGIPNMKLDKSTVDRRVNLLRDEGIEFVTDAHVGVNVDIQELRDTNDAIALCCGATSPRDLPIPGRDLSGVHFAVEFLTLNTNSLLNSNLQDGNFISARNKNVIVIGGGDTGTDCIGTSMRHGCSSLVNFELLPKPPDNRGSDNPWPEWPRIFRVDYGHAEVEAKFGNDPREYCILSKEFIADGKGNVKGIRTVQVEWNKDDSGRFQMSEVPGSEKEFKADLVLLAMGFLGPEETIVEKLGMETDARSNFKADYGTYATSIDGVFAAGDCRRGQSLVVWAINEGRGAAKAVDNYLMGSTNLP, encoded by the coding sequence ATGGGAAAAGTAACAGGATTTAAAGAATTCGCTCGCCAGCCTGTGCCTTACACGGATCCGATGGAACGCCTCAAAAATTATGACGAGTTCCTAGCTAACGTTCCCGAGTCACACTTAAAAACCCAAGGAGCTCGGTGCATGGATTGTGGCGTTCCTTTTTGTCAATCGGATACTGGTTGCCCAGTTGACAATCTCATTCCAGAATGGAATCACCTGGTTTACCAAGGCCGTTGGCGGGAGGCGCTTGAGCGGCTCCACAAAACTAATAATTTTCCTGAATTTACGGGAAGAGTATGCCCCGCCCCCTGCGAAGGCTCCTGCGTCCTGGGCATTACTGACCCTCCTGTCACCATTAAGAACATTGAGAACGCAATCGTTGATCGTGGTTTTGCTGAGGGTTGGATAACTGCTGAACCACCTGCGGAAAGATCAGGAAAAAAAGTTGCAGTTATAGGCTCGGGACCAGCTGGACTTGCCTGTGCTGCTCAACTGAACAAGGCCGGACATATAGTGACAGTCTATGAGAGGGCGAACCGAATCGGTGGTCTCCTCATGTACGGCATTCCTAACATGAAGCTAGACAAGAGTACAGTTGACCGCCGAGTGAATCTCCTCCGTGACGAGGGAATAGAGTTTGTTACCGACGCACATGTCGGTGTTAACGTCGATATTCAGGAACTACGTGACACTAATGACGCCATTGCTCTTTGTTGTGGAGCTACCTCACCCCGGGACCTGCCCATACCAGGACGGGATCTTTCTGGCGTTCATTTCGCTGTTGAATTCCTGACCCTTAATACAAATAGTTTGCTTAATTCTAATCTGCAAGATGGTAACTTCATTAGCGCCCGGAATAAGAATGTGATCGTCATTGGTGGTGGTGATACAGGGACAGACTGTATCGGCACTTCAATGCGGCATGGTTGTTCTAGTCTGGTGAATTTTGAACTTCTACCCAAACCACCAGATAACCGTGGTTCCGACAACCCCTGGCCAGAATGGCCGAGGATCTTCAGAGTCGACTACGGTCATGCTGAAGTGGAAGCAAAATTTGGTAACGACCCGAGAGAGTACTGCATTTTGAGTAAAGAGTTCATAGCTGATGGAAAAGGAAACGTGAAGGGTATACGAACCGTCCAAGTTGAGTGGAACAAAGATGATTCGGGACGTTTCCAGATGAGTGAGGTTCCCGGCAGCGAAAAGGAATTCAAAGCTGACCTAGTGCTCCTTGCCATGGGTTTCCTCGGTCCCGAGGAAACAATTGTTGAAAAGTTAGGCATGGAAACTGATGCTCGTAGTAATTTTAAAGCCGATTACGGTACGTATGCTACGAGTATCGATGGGGTTTTTGCTGCTGGAGATTGCCGCAGAGGACAATCTTTAGTTGTTTGGGCCATTAATGAAGGACGGGGAGCAGCTAAAGCAGTCGACAACTATCTTATGGGTTCAACGAATTTGCCCTGA
- a CDS encoding glutamate synthase large subunit, which yields MTHQRFPQKIGLYDPSNEKESCGVGFVADIKGRRSHQILLDAREMLDNMSHRGACGCEPNTGDGAGFLTALPHEFLSKVAIKDLGTTLPSPGKFAAGNIFLPRNNEFRQQCKNKVADIIEAQGQELIGWRTVPTRPDKADIGPAARNSEPVIEQLFVGSSADLEGDSFERQLYIIRKLISRQLRTLDHDEAKDFYVCSLSTNVIIYKGQLMSEQVVPYFADLEDPAYTSHLAMVHSRFSTNTFPSWDRAQPNRFMSHNGEINTLRGNMNWMAAREGVAQSEFFGEDLEKCFPICEPDCSDSGTFDNVLEFLLMAGRTLPEAIMMMIPEAWQGHQEMYQAKRDFYEYHSALMERWDGPASIAFTDGHYIGAVLDRNGLRPSRYYVTHDDKVVMASEVGVLNIPPENIKLKGRLQPGRMFLVDFEQGKIIDDHELKRDLSDRRPYGGWLKNQTLELKNFPIVEVPEHLEGPELISLMQAFGYTVETLSFMLAPLVTEKRDPVGSMGNDSALACLSDQPRMIYDYFKQLFAQVTNPAIDSIREESVMSLECFIGPEGNLLETTELQAARLRMPHPILTNEELAALQAENKSSWQTKTIDITYPLTDGKAGLSSTLEKISKEAEEAIDAGFSLVVLSDRTANQERVPISTLLACGAVHHHLIKQAKRTRIGIILETAEAREVHHHCLLIGYGADGINPYLAFDALRKCRDDNVLTDDMSDKEIVEGYRKGVAKGLLKVMAKMGISTLQSYKGAQIFEAVGIRDEVINRCFEGTASRIQGVGFDVLATEALRRHSVGFPPNNQTQTLVLDNPGEYHWRSQGERHMWNPDSIAAIQVAARENSTDAYTKFAKLVNDSDRSRCTLRGLLEFNFEASGDPIPLEEVEPASEIVKRFCTGAMSFGSISAEAHETLAVAMNRLGGKSNTGEGGEDPKRFITMPNGDSRRSAIKQVASGRFGVTIWYLTNADELQIKIAQGAKPGEGGELPGHKVDEVIAKTRYSTPGVGLISPPPHHDIYSIEDLKQLIHDLKNANRAARISVKLVSEVGVGTVAAGVAKAYSDHILISGHDGGTGASPLTSIKHAGLPWELGLAETHQTLVLNDLRSRVVLQTDGQLKTGRDVTIAALLGAEEFGFATAPLITLGCIMMRKCHLNTCPVGIATQDPELRKKFTGLPEHVVNYLFMVAEDARQHMASLGFRTINEMVGHVECLRSDAAIEHWKADGLDLTPLLTPAQKPHEAVDVYCTTEQDHGLEAALDQQLLTLCSPAIERGEKVNLELPIVNTNRTVGTILSNEIAKAHGENCLPDGTINIRFNGSAGQSFGAFLARGVTLELEGDANDYVGKGLSGGRIVTYPPRNSTFVAEENIIVGNVVLYGATGGDAFFRGRAAERFCVRNSGANAVIEGVGDHGCEYMTGGRVVILGSTGRNFAAGMSGGVAYVLDHEGNLEKNCNLETVALEKVEGPEEIIELKNLITKHWQFTRSSIASQILETWEDTLPSFVKVMPIDYKRVLEARQINAACAEEQPLAGMEI from the coding sequence ATGACTCATCAGAGATTCCCACAAAAAATAGGGCTCTACGACCCTAGCAACGAAAAAGAAAGTTGTGGCGTAGGATTCGTAGCGGACATCAAGGGCCGCCGGAGTCACCAAATACTTCTCGACGCTAGAGAAATGCTTGACAATATGAGCCACAGAGGGGCCTGTGGCTGCGAACCCAACACCGGAGACGGGGCAGGATTCCTTACAGCACTACCCCACGAGTTCCTTTCCAAAGTAGCAATCAAGGACCTAGGAACTACACTACCCTCCCCAGGTAAGTTTGCTGCCGGCAACATCTTTTTGCCTCGCAACAACGAATTTAGACAACAATGCAAAAACAAGGTAGCCGACATCATCGAAGCTCAGGGCCAAGAATTGATCGGTTGGCGTACGGTACCCACAAGACCCGACAAAGCTGATATTGGGCCAGCAGCGCGAAATAGCGAACCCGTGATCGAACAACTATTCGTAGGTTCTTCAGCTGACCTTGAAGGCGATTCTTTCGAACGACAGCTGTACATAATAAGAAAACTTATCAGCCGTCAATTACGTACCTTAGACCACGACGAAGCAAAAGATTTTTACGTTTGTAGTCTTTCTACTAACGTAATTATTTACAAGGGCCAGCTCATGAGCGAACAGGTGGTTCCATATTTTGCAGACCTCGAGGACCCTGCCTACACCAGTCACCTGGCAATGGTTCATTCACGTTTCTCAACCAATACCTTCCCCTCTTGGGACCGAGCTCAACCCAATCGTTTCATGTCTCACAATGGAGAGATCAATACCTTACGAGGAAACATGAATTGGATGGCCGCACGTGAGGGAGTAGCCCAGTCAGAGTTTTTTGGTGAAGACCTCGAAAAATGCTTCCCGATTTGCGAGCCTGATTGTTCCGACTCAGGAACTTTCGACAATGTCCTAGAATTTCTCCTCATGGCCGGAAGGACACTACCTGAGGCCATCATGATGATGATCCCTGAAGCGTGGCAGGGTCATCAGGAAATGTACCAGGCAAAACGCGATTTCTACGAATACCACTCCGCCCTAATGGAACGCTGGGACGGACCCGCATCAATAGCATTCACTGACGGTCACTACATAGGTGCAGTTCTAGATCGCAATGGACTCAGGCCAAGCCGATACTACGTAACGCATGACGACAAAGTTGTAATGGCTTCTGAGGTTGGCGTCCTTAATATCCCGCCAGAAAACATCAAGCTTAAAGGCAGACTACAACCCGGTCGAATGTTTCTCGTAGATTTCGAGCAAGGCAAAATAATTGACGATCACGAATTAAAACGAGATCTCTCTGACCGCAGGCCTTACGGAGGTTGGCTAAAGAATCAAACCCTCGAGCTTAAGAACTTCCCCATAGTAGAAGTACCAGAGCACCTTGAAGGCCCTGAGCTCATAAGCCTCATGCAGGCCTTCGGATATACGGTTGAGACCCTTTCTTTCATGCTTGCCCCACTCGTAACGGAAAAACGCGACCCAGTTGGCTCCATGGGTAACGACTCGGCACTAGCTTGCCTATCGGACCAACCGAGAATGATTTACGACTACTTCAAACAACTCTTTGCCCAAGTAACCAACCCTGCAATCGATTCTATTCGCGAAGAATCGGTCATGTCACTAGAATGTTTCATAGGACCCGAGGGCAACCTCCTAGAGACCACCGAATTGCAAGCAGCCCGCCTCAGAATGCCCCACCCTATACTCACTAATGAAGAGCTCGCTGCTCTACAGGCAGAAAACAAAAGTAGCTGGCAGACTAAAACCATCGACATAACCTACCCATTAACAGATGGTAAAGCCGGTCTATCCTCGACACTAGAAAAAATATCTAAGGAGGCTGAAGAAGCAATTGATGCAGGTTTCAGCCTAGTTGTACTTTCGGACCGCACTGCCAATCAAGAACGCGTACCTATAAGCACTTTACTTGCCTGCGGCGCAGTGCATCACCACTTAATTAAACAAGCAAAGCGCACCAGGATAGGCATTATTCTCGAAACTGCCGAGGCTCGCGAAGTCCACCATCACTGCCTTCTTATAGGCTACGGGGCCGACGGCATCAACCCATACCTGGCTTTCGACGCCTTAAGGAAATGCAGGGACGACAACGTCTTAACTGACGATATGAGCGACAAAGAAATCGTAGAAGGGTACCGAAAGGGCGTTGCCAAAGGATTACTTAAGGTAATGGCCAAAATGGGTATCTCTACCCTGCAGAGCTACAAGGGTGCACAAATTTTCGAAGCTGTAGGCATACGTGACGAGGTTATTAACCGGTGTTTTGAAGGCACGGCCAGCAGGATACAAGGCGTTGGTTTTGACGTCCTCGCTACCGAAGCCCTGCGGAGGCACAGTGTCGGCTTTCCCCCTAACAATCAAACCCAAACCCTTGTCCTTGATAACCCCGGTGAATACCACTGGCGTTCCCAGGGCGAGAGGCACATGTGGAACCCTGATAGCATAGCTGCCATCCAGGTCGCTGCTCGAGAAAACAGCACTGATGCCTACACGAAGTTTGCCAAACTAGTGAACGACAGTGACCGGAGTCGCTGCACACTACGTGGTCTACTCGAATTCAACTTCGAGGCGTCGGGTGACCCGATTCCCCTTGAGGAAGTAGAACCTGCTAGTGAGATTGTTAAGCGCTTCTGCACAGGAGCAATGAGTTTTGGATCTATTTCTGCGGAGGCGCACGAGACCCTAGCTGTTGCAATGAATAGGCTAGGAGGAAAGTCAAATACTGGCGAAGGAGGCGAAGACCCCAAACGCTTTATTACCATGCCAAATGGTGACTCACGACGGTCAGCCATCAAACAGGTTGCCTCCGGAAGGTTCGGCGTTACCATTTGGTACCTGACGAACGCAGACGAACTACAAATAAAGATTGCTCAGGGAGCTAAACCCGGCGAGGGCGGCGAGTTACCTGGCCACAAGGTAGATGAAGTTATAGCCAAGACCCGATACTCGACACCAGGCGTTGGCCTAATTAGCCCGCCTCCTCACCACGACATTTATTCTATCGAGGACCTCAAACAACTCATCCATGACCTCAAGAACGCTAACCGAGCTGCTCGAATAAGTGTAAAGCTCGTTTCAGAAGTGGGAGTCGGAACTGTTGCTGCTGGGGTCGCTAAAGCATACTCTGACCACATACTCATCAGCGGGCATGATGGCGGTACGGGTGCATCGCCACTCACCAGCATCAAACATGCAGGACTTCCTTGGGAACTTGGTCTAGCAGAGACTCACCAAACGCTTGTACTTAACGACCTAAGATCACGTGTGGTTCTTCAAACTGATGGCCAACTAAAGACTGGCCGCGATGTTACGATAGCTGCCCTTCTTGGTGCCGAGGAATTTGGTTTCGCTACTGCCCCACTGATTACACTCGGCTGCATCATGATGAGAAAGTGTCACCTGAACACATGTCCAGTCGGAATTGCTACTCAGGATCCTGAACTGAGAAAGAAATTCACTGGGCTTCCAGAACACGTGGTGAACTACCTCTTTATGGTCGCCGAAGATGCTAGGCAACATATGGCTTCTCTAGGCTTTAGGACTATTAACGAAATGGTAGGTCACGTCGAATGCTTGCGATCCGACGCCGCAATAGAACATTGGAAAGCCGATGGTTTAGATCTCACTCCGTTGCTTACACCAGCACAAAAACCCCACGAGGCGGTAGATGTTTACTGCACAACTGAACAAGACCACGGACTCGAAGCTGCTCTTGACCAGCAACTACTCACCCTATGCAGCCCGGCGATTGAAAGGGGCGAGAAGGTCAATTTAGAACTTCCAATTGTGAATACAAACCGAACGGTGGGAACAATTCTAAGCAATGAAATAGCCAAAGCACATGGCGAGAATTGCCTACCGGACGGCACTATCAACATACGGTTTAACGGCTCAGCAGGGCAGAGCTTCGGAGCTTTCCTCGCTAGGGGAGTCACTCTAGAACTAGAAGGCGATGCTAACGACTATGTTGGTAAGGGCCTATCGGGAGGTCGGATTGTTACCTACCCCCCACGAAACTCAACCTTTGTTGCTGAAGAAAACATCATCGTAGGTAATGTAGTGCTCTACGGAGCCACAGGAGGTGATGCTTTCTTCAGAGGCCGTGCCGCAGAAAGATTCTGCGTACGAAACTCAGGTGCCAACGCGGTAATAGAGGGAGTTGGAGATCACGGTTGTGAATACATGACTGGTGGTCGGGTAGTCATCCTAGGTTCAACTGGAAGAAACTTTGCTGCCGGAATGAGTGGCGGAGTCGCCTATGTTCTAGACCACGAAGGTAATCTCGAGAAGAACTGCAACCTAGAGACGGTCGCCCTGGAAAAGGTTGAAGGTCCTGAAGAAATCATTGAATTGAAGAACCTAATTACTAAACACTGGCAGTTTACGCGGTCCTCAATCGCTTCACAAATCCTCGAAACTTGGGAAGATACTCTGCCAAGTTTCGTCAAGGTAATGCCCATTGATTACAAACGGGTGCTGGAAGCCAGACAGATCAACGCAGCTTGTGCTGAAGAACAACCTTTAGCCGGAATGGAAATCTGA
- a CDS encoding amidase, with translation MRDNLVSSSAVDLASLIRRRKVSVEEVMLAHLDLIEKVNPVVNAIVTLLPDQALKEAREADRILAQRRNPGPLFGLPIAHKDLVETKGIRTTKGSPIFRDWIPNRDELIVERMKKAGGISIGKTNTPEFGAGSQTFNKVFGATLNPYDLTKTCGGSSGGAAVALACGMLPLADGSDTGGSLRNPASFCNVVGFRTSPGRVPVWPNKFPWSTLSVQGPMARNVADVALLLSVLSGPDDRSPIAIREGGEVFAQPLDKDFSGVRVAWSPNLGNLPVDCRVTAVLEAQRTVFEELGCVVEEVDFDFSDADEIFKVQRAWIFHHSYGDLVKQHRDQIKETIIWNVEEGAKITGSQVADSLEKQAELYHRLRKFMKPYSFLLLPVAQVPPFNVTEQYVREINGVPMQTYIDWMKSCYYVSVTGNPAISVPAGFTPQGLPIGLQIVGRHQDDLGVLQIAHAFEQAKGQRNWPKLSKETNP, from the coding sequence ATGCGCGATAACCTCGTCAGTTCTAGTGCAGTCGATCTGGCTAGCTTGATACGTCGCCGTAAGGTATCAGTTGAGGAAGTTATGTTAGCCCACCTTGATTTGATCGAAAAGGTGAATCCGGTAGTGAATGCTATCGTGACACTGCTTCCTGATCAAGCTCTTAAGGAAGCCCGAGAGGCTGATAGGATTTTGGCTCAGAGAAGAAATCCTGGACCATTGTTTGGACTCCCGATTGCTCACAAGGATCTAGTTGAAACTAAGGGTATCCGAACGACGAAAGGGTCGCCAATCTTTCGTGATTGGATCCCGAATCGTGACGAACTCATTGTCGAAAGGATGAAGAAAGCCGGTGGAATCTCTATCGGTAAAACCAACACACCGGAGTTCGGAGCAGGTTCGCAAACTTTCAACAAGGTATTTGGAGCGACTCTCAATCCTTATGATTTGACCAAGACTTGTGGTGGCAGTAGCGGGGGCGCAGCGGTAGCCTTAGCCTGTGGCATGCTTCCGCTTGCAGATGGTAGCGATACCGGTGGTAGCCTCCGTAACCCTGCAAGTTTTTGTAACGTTGTTGGTTTTCGTACCTCGCCTGGTAGAGTTCCTGTGTGGCCTAACAAATTTCCGTGGTCGACTCTTTCTGTTCAGGGACCGATGGCCCGAAACGTTGCCGATGTTGCCCTACTTCTTAGCGTCCTGTCTGGCCCGGATGATAGATCACCTATTGCAATAAGGGAGGGTGGAGAGGTTTTTGCCCAGCCTCTCGATAAAGATTTTTCGGGTGTCAGGGTAGCCTGGAGCCCTAACTTAGGCAATTTACCTGTTGATTGTCGTGTTACTGCAGTACTGGAAGCCCAACGAACTGTGTTCGAAGAGTTAGGGTGCGTCGTGGAGGAAGTCGATTTCGACTTCTCGGATGCCGATGAGATCTTCAAAGTCCAGAGGGCGTGGATTTTTCATCATTCTTACGGTGACCTCGTAAAACAACATCGCGACCAAATCAAGGAAACGATTATCTGGAACGTTGAGGAAGGGGCAAAAATAACAGGCTCTCAAGTTGCTGATTCTCTAGAAAAGCAAGCTGAGTTATATCACCGGCTCCGTAAGTTTATGAAGCCTTACTCTTTCTTGCTTCTACCTGTAGCTCAGGTCCCACCATTCAATGTGACTGAACAATACGTGAGGGAAATAAATGGTGTTCCGATGCAAACATACATCGATTGGATGAAATCGTGTTACTACGTGTCTGTTACGGGTAATCCTGCAATTTCGGTGCCTGCCGGTTTCACGCCTCAAGGCCTGCCGATTGGCCTACAAATCGTCGGTCGTCACCAGGATGATCTGGGAGTACTTCAAATTGCTCATGCTTTTGAACAAGCTAAGGGCCAGCGTAACTGGCCGAAATTGAGTAAAGAAACTAATCCTTAA
- a CDS encoding outer membrane lipoprotein-sorting protein → MRPTEHRQSRQCFITHMTRLQLINRVRPLKKETPLLPKIRLNFAFTAIIITGLLVLIPLVYAQTPDFEELLVEIDNRSNFTGDFSATFTLESKDPDEGTETNQVRFFRRDDEDKFLLLILKPETQLGQGYLNIEDGLWFYDPESRQFTYTSLSESFEGSDANNDDFGASNLAPDYDVALATEDTLGNFDVWILELEAINDEVTYPFLTIWVTREQGLVLKSEEYSLTKRLLRTSFYPSYAKVGESFIADRMIFVDALLEGKMTEVNITEITTAEIPNNVFTKAYVERVNR, encoded by the coding sequence GTGCGACCCACTGAACATAGGCAAAGCAGGCAATGCTTTATTACTCACATGACCAGGCTTCAACTAATTAATCGTGTTAGGCCATTAAAGAAGGAGACTCCGTTGTTACCTAAGATCCGTCTCAATTTTGCCTTCACCGCCATAATTATCACGGGGCTTTTGGTTTTAATTCCCCTTGTTTATGCACAGACACCAGATTTCGAAGAACTACTGGTAGAAATCGATAATCGTAGTAATTTCACTGGCGATTTCTCAGCAACGTTCACTCTTGAATCCAAGGATCCTGACGAGGGTACTGAGACCAATCAGGTGCGGTTCTTCCGGCGTGACGATGAAGACAAATTTCTACTTTTAATCCTAAAACCGGAGACTCAACTTGGACAGGGTTACCTAAACATCGAGGATGGTCTTTGGTTCTACGATCCAGAGAGCCGCCAATTTACTTACACCTCCCTAAGTGAGAGTTTCGAAGGTAGTGACGCTAATAACGACGACTTTGGTGCCTCAAATTTAGCCCCCGATTACGACGTAGCCCTAGCGACTGAAGATACCCTCGGCAACTTTGACGTTTGGATCCTAGAGCTCGAAGCTATTAACGATGAAGTAACCTACCCATTCCTCACGATTTGGGTTACCAGGGAACAGGGTTTAGTGCTGAAAAGCGAGGAATATAGCTTAACCAAACGGTTATTAAGAACTTCGTTTTACCCGAGCTACGCAAAGGTTGGTGAGAGCTTTATTGCAGACCGAATGATCTTTGTTGATGCTCTGCTAGAAGGCAAAATGACTGAGGTGAACATTACCGAAATCACCACCGCCGAAATCCCCAACAACGTTTTCACCAAAGCGTACGTTGAACGTGTCAATAGGTAA
- a CDS encoding short-chain dehydrogenase, with protein sequence MAGPLQNKLAIVTGGGRGIGREIASRLATEGADCMLVARTTSQLQDAAEEISRQTGQRVEICPTDLRTSEGSCCVLEAVKTNFHKVDILVNSAGATQVGNFLELSDDVWQDGFALKFFGAVRVTRLLWPMLKDSHGVVINIIGGYARTPTSQAMIPGSVNAALTNFSKALAELGIEDNVNVNAVHPGLTVTKRLTKRIDSQAKLNGTTVAEEMQAATDRAGIRRLGMTEDVANLVAFLCSPEARHVHGAAIAVDGGATKGMH encoded by the coding sequence ATGGCGGGTCCTTTGCAGAACAAGTTGGCAATAGTAACTGGTGGAGGTCGTGGCATTGGTCGTGAGATAGCGTCCCGGCTAGCCACAGAAGGGGCTGATTGTATGCTAGTTGCCAGGACCACCAGCCAACTTCAGGATGCTGCTGAGGAAATCTCAAGACAGACTGGTCAGCGTGTCGAAATTTGCCCGACAGACCTCCGTACTTCTGAAGGTAGTTGTTGTGTTCTAGAGGCAGTAAAGACGAATTTTCATAAGGTCGACATATTAGTAAACAGTGCAGGTGCTACCCAGGTGGGAAATTTTCTCGAACTTAGTGACGATGTTTGGCAAGACGGGTTCGCCCTTAAATTTTTTGGAGCTGTGCGAGTCACGAGATTATTGTGGCCCATGCTTAAAGACAGTCACGGGGTTGTAATCAATATTATCGGTGGATATGCCCGGACGCCAACCTCCCAAGCCATGATCCCTGGCTCCGTTAACGCGGCCCTGACTAACTTTAGTAAGGCATTAGCAGAGTTGGGAATCGAGGATAACGTTAACGTAAACGCTGTCCATCCTGGTCTTACTGTAACCAAACGATTGACGAAACGGATTGATTCCCAAGCAAAGTTGAACGGGACCACAGTAGCGGAGGAGATGCAGGCAGCGACGGATCGAGCCGGGATTCGCCGGCTCGGTATGACTGAGGACGTTGCGAATCTCGTTGCCTTCTTATGTTCCCCTGAAGCTCGTCATGTTCACGGTGCTGCTATCGCGGTAGATGGGGGTGCTACTAAAGGAATGCACTGA